The genome window GGGAGGATCATTTCGGCTGGAAGCTTCGCGCTTGGCGTGAAGCATTTCATAAGCGGGCACAGGGGAAACAGCTCTTCCGCTCATGCCATAACATAAACTATGACCGCTACGGGTGTCTTTGCCGCCACCCTTGAACTGAGACCCGTAACTCCCAGTACTAAGTCTCCCTGCAGCCGTAGTTGGCATCTAAGAGCCCACCGGGTGGGCCGCGAACGGTCAACTCGGCATTCCCATGGCGCGAAGCACCGAGGCTTGGCGTGTCTGCCGGGGTGATCTGTTGACCTTTTACTTTCTGTAGGCTGGTCTCAAACCCTTCAACATAGGGTAGTGCTTGCAGTTAAGGGTCTTGAACTCTGCATTCTCGGCTTCAGCGGTAGCTGCCAAAATGGCGTCTGCAAGCCCGACACCGTGCGATTTGCCATAATCTCGCTTGTAGAGACCTCCAGCCTTGGCGATCTTGGCACTAACGGGGACGACACGAAAGAGCGAGACGAAATTGTCCAGAACAGCTCGTTCTGCATCACCTTTCACTCCAGCGTACAACTCCGCAACGACGATTGACGAGAGGATGATCCGATCAGAGTTGGTGTTGATAAAGGCGACTGCTTTGCGGCGGCCGCGCAAGAAATCAACCAGAACATCGGTGTCGAGAAGGATTGGCCGCGGCATGATCAGTTCCTGTCCCATTCAGCGCGCGCTGCCTCGAAGTCTGGAAGATCCCTACGGTCCTTCCAGATTCCTGCAGCCTGGCGCAACACCGCCTCCCTTCGACCGCGGCCCTCTTGATCGATGAGGCGATCAATGGCTTCCCGAATA of Deltaproteobacteria bacterium contains these proteins:
- a CDS encoding type II toxin-antitoxin system VapC family toxin; this encodes MPRPILLDTDVLVDFLRGRRKAVAFINTNSDRIILSSIVVAELYAGVKGDAERAVLDNFVSLFRVVPVSAKIAKAGGLYKRDYGKSHGVGLADAILAATAEAENAEFKTLNCKHYPMLKGLRPAYRK
- a CDS encoding ribbon-helix-helix domain-containing protein, whose translation is MVRTQIYLTERQRDQLSALAKAVGKKQSELIREAIDRLIDQEGRGRREAVLRQAAGIWKDRRDLPDFEAARAEWDRN